The sequence ATGACAtagagtaactgcgggtattgtggtatacccattttattttcgtctataaaatcgttaaattttatttgatttgaatgaaaatttatcaataatatgctactgttattaagttcaaataaacctagcttcaaaagccttagagccgcgagtttcagaaatatttaagaaagtactGCAAAAGACGGAAACAAGCCCTTGAAGAAATTGGCGGGTAATGTAGTATACCTTATtctggtaatgtggtatagtataccacattacccgcatatgatgcctttaataataagtcagttacttttgattgataactaaaattttattgcgaaccatttaaaaaaggaatatgaactgaattaaaacgtattgaacaaaaatattttaagcttcaaatgacaaaaaacgcaacaataaaattcataGCACTTGTAAGAGTATCACTTACAAGAAtcgcaaagaaaaatagcacTTCGATTGGGAATACACTTTTCGTGGGCCCAAATTTGTTCGCATTGCAGACAAGAGGTCCAAGGCTTCATTATTATATCCTGCCCATAAATTTTGCCACAGTAGTTGGTTTTGTTGGCAGCAGATTCTTTTGTTGGTGGAACATCTGGAAACTCCTCTTCACTGTCACTTGAATGCGAGTCAACAAACGatttggtagaaatattttttttattagagggtTTTGGGGATGGATTAACCGGAGCATTGCGTTTCCTGTTAATGCTTTCAATGCTCTGtaacaaattacacttataagGCGAAGTTGTTAAAACAGTTGCCTTTGTTTTCCGGCCTTTCCGATTAGGTGGAGGATCTCGTAGCTTTGGTGGTGGAGATATTTCCCAGGGAGTAACGAGTCCTCGGCTTGTGCTTGcttctataaacaaattaaatagcgtTCCTAAAATTTCCATAGATTTTATTGCGAAACTTACGAATTTCAGGCTCAATTTCCATGGCTGATGCGCTTGGGGTTTCTTCTGTCGTTGAATTTATGGTttcaactggatcctctgagaagacaatatatctagcaagattttttatatttaaaactgaattgtacctgatgatgatgagttcccagctataaaatctgaatctgtgaaaatatgtttgtcaAACGGATAAATCCCCGTGgctttaaaaccatttattgcaatttctcCAGTTTGAACCCTCAAATAAGCCTTAGTAAATAGTCCAGCGATATCaaaatgtgtaacttttctgCCCTGTTCACTCATAAATCGTCTTATTTCGTCATTATAGTACTTCTTAAAAGGTCTTATAAAAGCCTTATCCAACGGTTGAAGTTTGTGTGTTGAATGGGGTGGCAAAGAAAGTATTGTCACATTGTGTTCGCGGGCTAGATCAATAACTTCTATATTGCGTGTGTGGCTATAATGCCCATCTAATATAAGAAGCAGAGGTTCAGACGGAGATGGTGTCGTTACGCTTAAAAAATTCCTGAACCATTTCGTGAAGATGGGAATCTGAACCCATCCAGACAAATGGCACGCCGAGTTTGAGCCAGAGGGAGCGTCTTTCATTAGAAGAGGGTTATGGTTTTTTCgtggaaagatgaaaaatggtggtacgaaaccacctcctgcgctcatgcaagtgatgactgtaacaagcgatcctcgctcagctgaagtcattgttccaatctgtttttttcctttccgaGCGATTATTTGTGCCTGCTGCGAAGGAACTACTGATATTCCGGTTTCGTCAACGTTCCAGATTCGAGTAGgcggaaaattatgttttgcgttttcttcttccagcaatttgaaaaatatatcaacattttctcgagaaaaaccacgtgcacggtcgacgcttgttccagttggctttcgaaaactcagaacatttcggtgtcggttacagaagccttttagccaatccttgccagcgcactctttaataacggagaacttattgggaatgttgttttttgtggcaatttgataacacaatgaccgcacgtctgcgcgtgttagtccccagtaccttgactccatttctagtaaatatttaactaagtcaTTTTCAATTTCCGCTGTTAAAATCGGAGTCCGCCCAAGTTTAGTTGTCAACAGCTCCTCGATGGATTTCTCGCTTCTTGACATGCGCTGCAGAGTGGTATGGGGGACACTAAATGTCTTGGAAGCCAAGAGAATACCCATTTCACCTTTTCTAACCGCTTGGATAGCTTTTTTCATATCCTCTGCTTTCCATTTTCGTATTTCACCTttcttcggcatttttttgatcgagagggtaatatggtacactataccactttagccgcctttacctataccacaatagccgcattagagtttgaaccaattaattttgaataattaaataacgatcaaatatacaaaaatattgcttatatgcTTCACTAGTATTAAACTCACTTTTTACTTCCCGATGAATAAATGCAGCTTAAAGCACAAGATTTtaatttgccagaaattttccaCTGAGCACAAAAAAATGCCAACCACCCGACCAcgcgatttttttacaactgactCACTGTATGCctttcaaaacacaaatcaaatcacgcgttcttaagattctgagaatgccgaaatatctaacttggtcccgttatttccacgactttagttttcgaataaagctgctataccacattacccgcctataccacaatacccgcagttacccTATACCTAACCTTCAATTGTTCATTAGTCTGGTAAAACTGTGAGCAGCGTACGCCTTTGTGCAACAAATGACTTTCTCAACAAATTCCGAAAATGTTGAGGTCTTTTCCGGTAGAATATGcagaaaaactagtggaaagcATGCCCCGATGGTGCCAGGCATCATATCAGGCATGTCATTCGCAAACGAACTGACGGCTTTTGCTCAATTAAAATGGCATGTGCATTTAACTTGTTGTAAAAGAGTTAATTGAGTACTACCTTGCCATGACTTCCATATGAACTTTCACGGCAATGCCCTTCGTATGGATTTTGACAATCATTTCACGTGAAATACGAGAGATAGCTTCTTTTAGAATTTTGGCTCTCGAAATTCGCTTTAGACGTGTGCTTTAATGTACcctttttcttataattttatatggAATCCGAATTTGCTAGTCACGATGTCGAGAAAAATTGGACtgccctaatatacatacatatatttgcaagCATATGTAAGTGATTACGTATTCGacgtgataaaataaatttacgaaaTCAAGACAGTGGGTTTcgaataggtaggtaggtaaatggcaagagtgccacaggcacacttccagtagtacttacatatgtgccgttttgataccataatgtggaccattacctgtgcaaagaaaaattattcggAAGAGAAAACCTCCTACAGTCATCCAGTGCTgctgatgtagtggaggagagaaaaaggatcttcttcttcttcttaattggcgcgataaccgcttacgcgattttggccgagcttaacaaagcgcgccagtcgtttctttctcgtgctaaccggcgccaattggacacaccaagtgaagccaagtccttctccacctgatctttccaacgcagaggaggccttcctcttcctctgctaccaccagctggtacagcatcgaatactttcaaagccggagcgtttgtatccattcggacgacatgacccagccaacgaagccgctggatctttattcgctgcgctatgtctatgtcgtcgaaaagctcatacagctcatcgttccatcgtctgcgatattcgccgttgccaacgtgcaaaggtccaaaaatcttacgcagaatctttctctcaaacactccaagcgtcgcttcatcggatgttgtatcgtccaagcttctgcgccataagtcaggacgggcatgatgagagtcttgtagagtgttagagtgtttgttcgtcgagagaggactttactgctcagttgcctacttagtccaaagtagcacttgttggcaagagagattctacgttggatttcaaggctaacattgttatcggtgttaatgttggttcctaactaaacgaagtcttttacaacctcgaagttataactgtctacagtgacgtgggtgccgatacgcgagtgcgccgactgtttgtttgaagacaggaggtacttcgttttgtcctcgttcaccaccaaacccattcgctttgcctctttatccagtttggaggaggcagaactaacagcgcggttgttaaggccgatgatatcgacatagcggcatacaggtaactcctttccgtactgtcgaatgcagctttgaagtcgacgaaaagatggtgtgtgtcgattctcctttcatgggtcttttccaagatttggcgtattgtgaatatttggtcgatggtagactttccaggtctgaagccacactgataaggtccaatcagttggttgacggtgggcttcagcctttcacacaatacgctcgctagaaccttataggcgatatttagaagactaatcccgcggtaattggcacaatttgcaggatcgcccttcttatggattgggcagagcacacttaaattccaatcggcaggcatgctttcatccgaccatattttgcataggagctgatgcatgcatcttaccagctcctcgccgccatgtttgaatagctcagccggcagtccgtcggcgcccgcggctttgttgttctttagccgtgatattgctattctcacctcgtcatggtcgggtaacggaacgacaattccgtcgtcaacgattggggtatcgggatcttcacattctctatgacatgcgcagctgtcactgtttaccAGGTTctagaagtgttccctccataatttaagattgctctgtacgtcagtcaccagatcgccgtctttgttcttacaggaaaacgccccggtcttaaaaccttctgtaagccgccgaactttctgatagaatattcgggcgttgttcctattggccagcatctcaagatcctcgcactcacgtatttcggcctctcgtttcttctgtcggataatacgtctctcttcctttttcagctctctttagcgatcccacatggctcgcgttgcgcccgatcgcagcgtggctctataggcggcatcctttctttctgcggaagcatgacattcctcgtcgtaccaattgttttttcgggctcgccggaatccgatttcttcttcgacgGCGGTACGtaaggaacgagaaatgttgctccattgctacGCGTGCCAGTTTAtggggcagtgctctccgagagcaggagtgagagtcgagtggcgaatcttttggctgtctgttgtgactgaagcttttcgatgtcgaacattctttgcgtaggtagatgtatgttttttgctgcacagaggcgggtgcgcagtttggctgcaacaaggtaatgatccgagtcgttgttgggtcctcggatcgtacgtacatcaaatacactagaagcgtgtcttccatctaacacaac is a genomic window of Anastrepha ludens isolate Willacy chromosome 6, idAnaLude1.1, whole genome shotgun sequence containing:
- the LOC128867268 gene encoding uncharacterized protein LOC128867268; the protein is MEIEPEIQASTSRGLVTPWEISPPPKLRDPPPNRKGRKTKATVLTTSPYKCNLLQSIESINRKRNAPVNPSPKPSNKKNISTKSFVDSHSSDSEEEFPDVPPTKESAANKTNYCGKIYGQDIIMKPWTSCLQCEQIWAHEKCIPNRSAIFLCDSLWQMEVVVDDGGCGCDCGSVVAGKQSVQQQQQRQ